TAGCCAGCAAAAAAAGGGTCAGCATTTTGAGCCGAGTGGTCTTGTGATTAGCTAATGGAAATGCAATAAACGGGGGTTGTGTCGTGTCATGTGGAGCTAAACTGGGCTGGATATGGGCTGTGGAAAGAGAGGCCATAAGGGGAGGAAGTGGATGAACAGGAGGGATTACAGCTCTAAGATGTCAGGAGACGCTAAgccagctgtcagtcactccaCAGGCTCCTCCCGAACTATGCTTCTAAAACAACATTGAATAGTTGTACCAAAATAGTCAGTTGTACTGCAGCCGTCATCTGAGTCTTCTGCTGCCACAGGTTTACACAAAATGTCGTGGAGATGGGACACACATGGAAGGTGGATCTCTGGAATGGGCTTAAACAGTAGCCTATAAATAGAGTAATAGTTTCTGGTCTATGATACGTCATACTGACCGGAAAGACAGAGAGCGGGAGTAAAGTGAAGTGAGACCTATAGGTGAAGGGCAAGTCCAAGTGTCTCAGGATCGAGGTTAAGGGAGGGAATCATGATGATGGCGTTCTGGATGACTGTGGGGTTCATCTGCTTTGCTACCCGAGCTTCAGCAGAGGAGCCTAAACCCTGCCGTAAGTATTATAGTGGCTAATGCTTTTGAGTGAGAGACAAGCGtctttgtagcctcttagtggGCCTGTCGTCGCACTCTGGCAATCGCGACTTCAAAGCTCTCTGAGTTTTGGTCTGCCAGATTTGGTCTGGCCTACTCGTAGTGTCAACCCATTTCTCAGAGGGAGAGGCAATAGGGCGTGTTGAGTTGGCGTTCATGAAATAGCTCTGTGTGCTACTGGTTGAAGCTGCAACCGATAGCATCCCCCATTCCTTCATTCACCTGCTAACTGAACTGGTGTGTCATTGCCTTAAACACGGCCTGTCAAGACGTTGGAAGTATTCAACATTCATTGGTCCGCTATCTGCGTGGAATTTGAACGTTTTAGTTTGTATGCTTGGCCAGACTTAATGAGTTTGCTAAATTTTGTGCAGCGTCACAGTTGGTAtgttaaggtcaaaggtcaaagttcaAAGGCCAAAGTCATCAGACCTATTCACTCTCTGCTGCAAATACTCAACTAGGGtacataacagcattgctatgacattaccaaataGATTAACCCCTACTGTAATCAAAATTGTTATGGCTAACTATGTCTtaatctctgtaatgtcacagcgatgttgttatgatggtgttgactattttcagcaaatagtgaataggcccgctgctACGACTCAGCCTTTATCATTTTTGGTAACAACAACAACCTTGCACAGGGATCCTTCACAAAGAGGTGAACTGCTTCTTTATTTGAGTACTTGAAGACTACTACAAGATGTTTGACAGAGTTTGTGTGTCATAGTGGTCTTGCCCAACATTGACAGAAGTGTAATAAAGTAAAGTGTAGGTTACACAAATTAGttgttttctttcatttcattttacttTATTCTGTGTTGAAGTTTTAGTTTTACTGGAGGAAATATAATAATCAATGTAAGATAGCCTAATGCCCAATGCATAATGTAATGTTCCACTCGTGAAGCACTTTTCTTCTCATAAAAGGGAATATCTATAATAGACAACATTGTTATTCCTGGTCTATTTTTCCAGTGACACCATCTCGATACATGGGATCTGTGACTATGACGTTGGTATGGACTTATTTTATGTTACTGCCACACATATTTCATATATCGATGTATACATTCTACTTAATTTCTTCATTTTGCTAAATATTATAAATAGTATAGTCCAATAGTCCAAAGACTATCACTATTCAGTTGTCATTGAATTGCCATGGAAGAGGACATTTTCAACACTGCATTCAGCTGATTTGTTCTATTTTTACTTCCAGGCACTCGGCAACTTGTATCGACATGATTACGACTACGATGCAATCAAGCAGCGCCTCCATACGAAAATGTTTCATAATGATGAGTTTGTCTGTGAGGACCTTTTCCTGTTTAAGCAGGTTAGTAGAAGCTGTCCCTTAAGCACAGACAATAGGGGCCCAGAACAACTTCTCTACATTTTTGTCTGCACAGAAAAACACTGTTGGGCCTACTATGTAACCAAGTGCATCTTCTGCTAGTTTGCCACACAGGGCTCGAACCTCCAACCTTCCAGTTCACGCTCCAgtttggcatgggaggcacagtagcTGATAGATCAGTGCTACCGTAGCAGCCAAAGTTTTCGTTAAGGAAGCTTAATTACGTTCTACCGCCGAACTCTGTTAGTTGGCCTCCTttatatacaaatatatacactgtacattttgtaaataaaatgatTATGTGTGGTGGTTGTTAGTATGATTTCTGTTAACCTTTGACTTTCCCATTTCAAAGAGGGTTCACTACAGCTTCAAAAATGACCACTGTTCCAAGCTACCGCACGATTCTGACTTCAAGCCCTTCGGTGTTCCCAAGAATGCCACCTTTCTGTCCCAGGTGGTGTTGGGAACTCTCTCCACCCCTGGGCATGGCCTGGTGGTCAACAACTGGAAGAATAGCAACACAGGTGACACTCAAGAATGAGGGGCCTCATACACAAAgcttactcacacacataaaaagcGACAAACATAACTTTTCACACAAATGTTCAGATGTACAACTGACTGACTGTGCACTGAATTTCCTATGCATGGAAACTTGGATTACATCTGATATTTTTGGTGTGTATCTTTGCagattttcacaaacacaaagtCTTAGTAGGACATCCATGCAAGTCTTAGCACTTGAGGCCCTTGGACTTAActgctgtacatactgtatttccCTTGTGCAGTTTCTATTCTCTGCCCCGATAAATACAGTAAAAGATTACTTCTAATGTTTCCCCTTCTGTCTCCCCAGGCTTATTGTCAACTTTCACAGAcgctgactgcctgcctgtctcacaAGTCATGGAGGACGCAGAAAGAGGGGTGTTTATCACTAATAGGTCAGTGGAACATTCTTCCTCTATTCAAATAGGCAAGATGAAAAAGTATATTAACACTAGTTCCAGCACAGTAAAAACAAATGTT
This Engraulis encrasicolus isolate BLACKSEA-1 chromosome 10, IST_EnEncr_1.0, whole genome shotgun sequence DNA region includes the following protein-coding sequences:
- the LOC134456293 gene encoding mammalian ependymin-related protein 1-like, with product MMMAFWMTVGFICFATRASAEEPKPCLTPSRYMGSVTMTLALGNLYRHDYDYDAIKQRLHTKMFHNDEFVCEDLFLFKQRVHYSFKNDHCSKLPHDSDFKPFGVPKNATFLSQVVLGTLSTPGHGLVVNNWKNSNTGLLSTFTDADCLPVSQVMEDAERGVFITNSFFNNLLVYRSDAFVIPETCKHANLEPEKHAELQEIEDGNNYFLSFFQNQ